A single window of Caldalkalibacillus thermarum DNA harbors:
- the yfkAB gene encoding radical SAM/CxCxxxxC motif protein YfkAB — translation MLKQAEKQVIQPVNRESLLPDERHIDPWESLFRRNELGTNRLTSVEFTVTNLCNLRCEHCAVGDVLTVKESETRIPLSLLLKRLDEVELLDTLSITGGEPMYNKEIIAEYIVPLLRYAKERGAQTQINSNLTLDLSRYESVLPYVDVLHISYNYRDAEDFYHIAYARHMHQVSFAQAEKTFQRLVDNTKALAQAGVFVSAESLLTPFTRDKIGQIHYLIKEMGCQRHEVHPLYPSDFARNMQVLTLDELRETYHRLLDERDPDLWILFGTLPFYACSQNEADLVLIKRIYNTPNTTVRNDPDGHNRLNCNIFTGEVTVTDFGDVGPLGHIEQDSLTTCFERWQEHPAFKPMKCCCPQAQCNGPNLLVTHTYYQGVDFRNRHGINLKKSSD, via the coding sequence ATGCTCAAACAAGCTGAGAAACAGGTGATACAGCCCGTTAACAGAGAATCTCTGCTTCCTGATGAACGGCATATTGATCCCTGGGAATCCTTGTTTCGCCGCAACGAGCTGGGGACAAACAGGCTGACCAGTGTAGAGTTTACCGTAACCAACCTGTGTAATTTGCGTTGTGAACACTGCGCCGTTGGCGATGTGCTAACTGTGAAAGAATCCGAAACACGCATCCCCCTGTCGTTGTTACTTAAACGTTTGGACGAAGTAGAACTGTTGGATACACTTAGCATCACTGGCGGAGAGCCGATGTACAATAAGGAAATCATTGCTGAATACATTGTTCCTCTGCTGCGCTACGCCAAAGAGAGAGGCGCCCAGACTCAGATCAACTCCAACTTAACCCTTGATCTGTCCCGCTATGAATCGGTTTTGCCTTATGTGGATGTGCTGCATATCTCCTACAATTACAGGGATGCGGAGGATTTTTATCACATTGCCTATGCCCGTCACATGCACCAAGTCTCATTTGCCCAGGCCGAAAAAACGTTCCAGCGGTTAGTGGATAATACCAAAGCCTTAGCTCAAGCAGGGGTGTTTGTCTCGGCAGAATCTTTATTAACTCCCTTTACCCGGGATAAAATAGGACAGATTCACTATCTTATTAAAGAGATGGGCTGCCAGCGCCACGAAGTGCACCCCTTGTATCCCAGTGACTTTGCCCGGAACATGCAGGTGCTTACCTTGGATGAATTGAGAGAAACTTACCATCGTCTGCTAGATGAACGAGACCCGGACTTGTGGATCCTGTTTGGCACCCTTCCTTTCTACGCGTGCAGTCAAAACGAAGCAGACCTGGTTTTAATCAAACGCATATACAACACCCCGAATACAACCGTTCGCAATGATCCCGATGGCCACAACCGTTTAAACTGCAACATTTTTACCGGCGAAGTAACCGTTACTGACTTTGGAGACGTCGGTCCTCTTGGTCATATCGAACAGGACTCCTTGACCACCTGTTTTGAACGCTGGCAAGAGCACCCAGCCTTCAAGCCTATGAAATGCTGTTGTCCCCAAGCCCAGTGCAACGGTCCCAATCTTCTCGTTACCCATACCTATTACCAAGGGGTTGACTTCCGCAACCGACACGGCATTAATTTGAAGAAAAGCAGTGATTAA
- a CDS encoding DUF1128 domain-containing protein has product MFKVTEKPREALEKPSRENIEYIIEWIKKKVNVVNTAAINPTSFDTDHYEDLLDLYDIMRKKNQFTMSELDSILTELGKMRKR; this is encoded by the coding sequence ATGTTTAAGGTGACGGAAAAACCAAGAGAAGCATTGGAAAAGCCATCCCGTGAAAATATTGAATATATTATTGAATGGATCAAGAAAAAGGTGAATGTTGTTAATACTGCTGCTATTAATCCCACAAGTTTTGACACTGACCATTATGAAGATTTACTGGATCTTTATGATATAATGCGCAAAAAAAATCAATTTACGATGAGTGAGCTTGATTCAATCCTGACCGAACTGGGAAAAATGAGAAAAAGATGA
- the thiD gene encoding bifunctional hydroxymethylpyrimidine kinase/phosphomethylpyrimidine kinase has protein sequence MVYRVLTIAGSDSGGGAGIQADLKTFQELGTYGMSVITALTAQNTLGVHGVYPQTVQAVEAQLEAVLSDIGVDAVKTGMLFSAEIIEAVAQQLKAYQVNNIVVDPVMVAKGGQPLLQQEAIEALRTALVPLATVITPNIPEAEVLIGQKGIQSLQDMEEAARAIQSLGVQYVILKGGHLEDEESVDVVYDGQSVTYLRANRVKTKHTHGTGCTFAAAIAAGLAKGQPVLEAARVAKDFVTCAIEHALEIGQGIGPTHHGAYRQVHGQSGSVHH, from the coding sequence ATGGTTTATCGTGTTCTCACAATTGCCGGATCTGACAGTGGCGGAGGTGCAGGTATACAGGCTGACTTGAAAACCTTTCAGGAATTAGGGACTTATGGCATGAGTGTCATTACCGCTTTAACGGCCCAAAACACGCTGGGCGTGCATGGCGTGTATCCCCAAACCGTGCAAGCGGTCGAAGCCCAGCTGGAAGCCGTACTCAGTGACATCGGAGTTGATGCTGTTAAAACCGGTATGCTGTTTAGTGCCGAAATTATCGAGGCTGTCGCCCAGCAATTAAAGGCTTACCAGGTGAACAACATTGTCGTTGATCCGGTTATGGTGGCCAAAGGCGGGCAACCATTGCTCCAACAGGAAGCGATTGAGGCGTTGCGCACGGCCCTTGTTCCACTGGCCACTGTGATTACCCCCAATATTCCCGAGGCGGAAGTGCTCATCGGTCAAAAAGGCATTCAATCGCTGCAAGACATGGAGGAGGCTGCCCGCGCCATTCAAAGTCTGGGGGTTCAGTATGTCATTTTAAAAGGTGGCCATCTGGAGGATGAAGAATCGGTCGATGTGGTCTATGACGGACAATCCGTCACCTACTTACGGGCCAACCGGGTCAAGACCAAACATACCCACGGAACAGGTTGCACCTTTGCCGCCGCCATTGCTGCTGGTCTGGCCAAAGGCCAGCCGGTATTGGAAGCAGCGAGGGTAGCTAAAGATTTTGTGACCTGTGCCATTGAGCATGCCTTAGAAATCGGCCAGGGAATTGGGCCGACGCATCACGGTGCTTATCGTCAAGTCCATGGTCAATCAGGGTCTGTTCACCATTGA
- a CDS encoding glycerate kinase yields the protein MSMHIVLAPDSFKGSMSSMEAAHMMAKGIREVLPDAQVTTVPVADGGEGTVDAVLMSTGGEKITLPVEDPLGRTVEAAYGWLPDSHTAVIEMAEPSGLNRLAPNERDPYTASTYGTGQLIKDALDRGARHLIIGLGGSATVDGGVGCLQALGLKCFDQHGRLLKRVGGKLDRIARIDISELDPRLQQVKTTIAADVTNPLLGPEGAVYVFGPQKGVQKKDLAYFEQGMALFAEVVAETTGKRLHNEPGSGAAGGFGFSLLTFFQAEMKSGIELILEVCHFESHVRSADLVITGEGKLDAQSLFGKGPIGIARLAKKHEVPCIALAGTVEGDPVQAREEGLLLMIPIVDQPMTLEEAMAQGPKLIYRASKRLMETLKLGKTLL from the coding sequence ATGTCTATGCATATCGTGCTCGCACCCGATTCATTTAAAGGATCCATGTCCAGCATGGAGGCAGCCCACATGATGGCTAAAGGAATTAGGGAAGTGCTGCCTGATGCACAGGTCACCACTGTTCCTGTGGCAGACGGAGGAGAAGGGACAGTGGATGCGGTGCTGATGAGCACCGGGGGAGAAAAGATAACGCTTCCTGTAGAAGACCCGTTAGGCAGGACCGTTGAAGCTGCATACGGCTGGCTGCCCGATTCGCACACGGCAGTGATTGAGATGGCTGAACCTTCTGGGCTTAACCGGCTTGCTCCAAATGAACGGGATCCATATACCGCTTCTACTTATGGTACGGGCCAGTTGATTAAGGATGCGTTAGACCGGGGAGCCCGGCACCTGATCATCGGTCTGGGCGGCAGTGCCACAGTCGATGGCGGTGTTGGGTGTTTACAGGCCCTGGGTTTAAAGTGTTTTGATCAGCATGGCCGCTTGTTAAAACGGGTGGGAGGAAAACTGGACCGGATTGCCCGCATTGACATTTCGGAACTGGATCCCCGTTTGCAACAGGTGAAAACAACGATTGCTGCTGATGTGACGAACCCGTTGCTCGGCCCGGAAGGGGCTGTCTACGTGTTTGGTCCTCAAAAAGGGGTTCAGAAAAAGGATTTGGCCTATTTTGAGCAAGGCATGGCCCTTTTTGCCGAAGTTGTGGCCGAAACGACCGGAAAAAGACTGCATAACGAGCCAGGCAGCGGTGCAGCAGGTGGTTTTGGCTTCAGTTTGCTAACCTTTTTCCAAGCAGAGATGAAGAGCGGCATTGAATTGATATTGGAAGTGTGCCACTTTGAATCACATGTCAGAAGTGCTGATTTAGTGATCACTGGGGAAGGGAAACTGGATGCCCAATCCCTCTTTGGCAAAGGGCCCATCGGCATCGCCCGCTTGGCTAAGAAACACGAAGTGCCCTGCATTGCCCTGGCTGGAACCGTGGAAGGAGATCCGGTTCAAGCCCGGGAGGAGGGGCTGTTGCTTATGATTCCCATTGTGGATCAACCGATGACACTGGAGGAGGCCATGGCACAGGGACCGAAGCTGATATACAGAGCAAGCAAACGGTTAATGGAAACACTTAAACTAGGGAAAACACTGTTGTAG
- the ehuB gene encoding ectoine/hydroxyectoine ABC transporter substrate-binding protein EhuB, with protein MRSLVKLSVLLLLVAFVGACGVNPEDIEAPEVNVNDTAGGKGSQVSTLERAQQEGVIRVGFANERPYAYATESGELTGLNVEIARRVFQELGIEEMEGSLSQFGSLIPGLQAGRFDVITAGMYITPERCQEVLFAEPEYSIGEALAVQAGNPHHLTSYEDIVANPDVKVGIMTGAIEHQYLVSMGINENQIHNVEDNPSAVEALKAGRVDAITMTGPSLREAMDMFGDDSVEIVEDFTQPVIDGESVSGYGSAAFRKGDEDFVQAYNEVLAQLKESGELLEIYKQFGFTEDELPGEMTTEQLCNR; from the coding sequence ATGAGGTCTTTAGTAAAACTAAGTGTTTTGTTACTGTTAGTAGCTTTCGTGGGCGCATGCGGGGTCAATCCTGAAGATATTGAGGCTCCCGAGGTCAATGTCAATGATACGGCAGGTGGTAAAGGATCCCAAGTAAGCACACTGGAACGGGCTCAGCAAGAAGGGGTTATTCGTGTCGGCTTTGCCAATGAACGTCCCTATGCCTATGCCACTGAGTCAGGAGAGCTGACTGGATTGAATGTGGAAATTGCCCGCCGCGTGTTCCAAGAGCTGGGCATCGAAGAGATGGAGGGCAGTTTATCCCAGTTTGGCTCCTTAATTCCTGGGCTGCAGGCCGGCCGCTTTGATGTGATTACCGCCGGGATGTATATTACTCCAGAGCGGTGCCAGGAAGTATTGTTTGCCGAGCCAGAATACAGCATCGGTGAAGCGTTGGCTGTCCAAGCGGGCAACCCGCATCATTTGACCAGTTATGAAGATATTGTGGCTAATCCTGATGTGAAGGTGGGTATCATGACGGGCGCCATAGAACACCAATATTTGGTTTCTATGGGTATTAATGAAAACCAGATTCACAACGTAGAAGACAATCCGTCTGCGGTAGAAGCCCTTAAAGCCGGTCGCGTTGATGCCATTACCATGACCGGTCCCTCTTTGCGGGAAGCAATGGACATGTTTGGTGACGATTCCGTTGAAATCGTGGAGGACTTTACCCAGCCCGTGATTGACGGCGAAAGTGTCAGTGGGTATGGTTCAGCCGCGTTCCGTAAAGGTGACGAGGACTTTGTGCAAGCTTACAATGAGGTCCTGGCCCAATTAAAAGAGTCAGGCGAGCTGTTGGAGATCTACAAACAGTTTGGTTTTACCGAAGATGAACTTCCCGGAGAGATGACAACAGAGCAGCTTTGCAACAGGTAG
- a CDS encoding thiazole synthase, giving the protein MTAKASRESMLRNDPLVIAGKTLHSRFFLGTGRFPNPYVQIEAIKASGAEVLTFAIRRVNLEHPDEDAILQHLEGMSFTYLPNTSGAKTAEEAVRIARLAKASGLSDWIKVEISANEKTLLPDPVETLRATEQLVKEGFVVLPYTSDDPILCKRLEEAGAAAVMPGGAPIGTGLGILNPYNLGLIIEEANVPVIVDAGLGSAADVAQAMELGADAVLMNTPVAKAKDPVRMARAMKLAIEAGRLAYLAGRIPKKKYATASSPQNFILK; this is encoded by the coding sequence ATGACGGCCAAAGCATCAAGGGAATCTATGTTGCGCAATGATCCGCTGGTGATTGCCGGGAAAACCTTACATTCCCGTTTTTTCCTGGGCACGGGACGTTTCCCTAATCCATATGTCCAAATTGAAGCGATTAAAGCCTCGGGAGCTGAGGTACTCACCTTTGCTATTCGCAGGGTTAACTTAGAACATCCGGATGAAGATGCCATCTTGCAACATTTAGAAGGGATGTCATTTACCTATTTGCCCAATACCAGCGGAGCCAAAACAGCTGAAGAAGCGGTGCGGATTGCCCGCTTGGCAAAGGCCTCAGGATTGTCGGACTGGATTAAAGTGGAGATTAGCGCCAACGAAAAAACCTTGCTTCCCGACCCGGTGGAGACACTTAGAGCGACGGAGCAGCTGGTGAAAGAAGGCTTCGTGGTGTTGCCATACACATCTGATGATCCGATTCTGTGTAAGCGGTTGGAAGAAGCGGGGGCGGCTGCCGTTATGCCTGGGGGTGCACCGATTGGAACGGGACTGGGTATATTGAACCCTTATAACTTGGGCCTGATTATTGAGGAAGCCAACGTGCCCGTCATTGTCGATGCTGGGTTAGGTTCGGCTGCTGATGTGGCCCAAGCTATGGAACTGGGCGCCGATGCTGTACTGATGAATACACCAGTAGCCAAAGCCAAGGATCCGGTTCGGATGGCCCGGGCCATGAAGCTGGCCATTGAAGCAGGCCGCTTGGCTTATCTGGCTGGACGGATTCCCAAGAAAAAATATGCAACGGCCAGCAGCCCCCAAAACTTTATTCTTAAATAA
- the thiO gene encoding glycine oxidase ThiO, whose protein sequence is MGILTTTRQRESLSFPARPAVPHSPLTIVGGGIIGLSIAFECAKRGLKVIVLEKTACGGQATGAAAGMLAPYSEIGEDPDDFFTLCHHSLKLYPDWQQEVRTVSGLAFEYTRSGSLYLAFHEADELALKSRLEWQKEWGVQAEIVRGQALRNLEPHLTQEAVAALYYPDEHHVYTPDFVQALLAACEKMGVHIVQHAGEVRFKEVTADGLLLETGEKGCFSTDQCVLASGAWTSFFEEPLQLRLPIFPIRGQICAYEQGQEEIKHIIFSSQGYVLSKGNGTIVCGASEDIAGFDTSTTEKGISRLVKWSRYLFPFLKDKEPFHCWAGLRPATQDGYPLLGRLRHQPNVILASGHYRNGILLSPVTAKVVADIIEGRQPAVNLKMFDPLRFQ, encoded by the coding sequence ATGGGTATCTTAACAACAACCAGACAAAGGGAAAGCTTATCATTTCCGGCCAGGCCCGCAGTGCCGCACAGCCCGCTCACCATTGTAGGCGGAGGTATTATTGGGCTGAGCATTGCTTTTGAGTGTGCCAAGCGCGGATTAAAGGTTATCGTATTAGAAAAAACAGCATGCGGGGGACAAGCGACAGGAGCTGCTGCCGGGATGCTGGCCCCTTATTCAGAAATCGGGGAAGATCCGGACGATTTTTTTACCCTGTGCCACCACAGTTTAAAGCTGTACCCTGACTGGCAACAAGAAGTGCGGACTGTCTCGGGACTAGCTTTTGAATATACTCGGTCTGGCAGTTTGTATCTGGCTTTTCATGAGGCGGATGAATTAGCCTTAAAGAGCCGGTTGGAATGGCAAAAAGAATGGGGAGTACAGGCCGAGATTGTCCGTGGCCAAGCGTTGCGCAACCTGGAACCCCACTTGACCCAGGAAGCAGTTGCCGCTTTATATTATCCCGATGAACACCATGTCTACACCCCTGATTTTGTCCAGGCGTTATTGGCAGCCTGCGAGAAAATGGGCGTTCATATTGTACAACACGCGGGGGAAGTGCGGTTCAAAGAGGTAACTGCAGATGGCTTGCTGCTTGAGACCGGGGAGAAGGGGTGTTTCAGCACAGATCAATGTGTTTTGGCCAGCGGGGCTTGGACCTCCTTTTTTGAAGAACCATTGCAACTTCGGCTGCCCATTTTCCCTATCCGCGGCCAGATTTGTGCTTATGAGCAAGGACAGGAAGAGATCAAACACATTATTTTCTCCAGCCAGGGCTATGTGTTATCCAAGGGCAACGGCACCATCGTCTGTGGGGCCTCTGAAGATATTGCCGGCTTTGACACTTCCACGACGGAGAAAGGAATTAGCCGGCTGGTCAAATGGAGCCGTTACCTGTTTCCATTTCTGAAGGATAAAGAGCCGTTTCACTGCTGGGCTGGTTTGCGTCCCGCCACCCAGGATGGCTATCCGCTTCTGGGCCGGTTACGCCATCAGCCTAACGTGATTCTGGCCAGCGGTCATTATCGGAACGGCATTTTGTTAAGTCCAGTAACAGCCAAGGTGGTTGCTGATATAATAGAAGGCCGCCAGCCTGCTGTCAATCTTAAGATGTTCGATCCATTGCGCTTTCAGTAG
- a CDS encoding AbgT family transporter — protein sequence MTHTGIPLILTFMVVVAFINLFIGSASAKWAIMAPIFVPMMMHLGYSPELTQAAYRIADSTTNIISPLMPYFAIVIAFAQKYDKKVGIGTLIATMLPYAIAFSIIWTIMLIIWMLLGIDLGPGSPLYYTR from the coding sequence TTGACTCACACAGGGATTCCGCTCATCTTGACCTTTATGGTTGTGGTCGCATTTATCAATCTCTTTATCGGCAGTGCTTCCGCCAAATGGGCCATTATGGCGCCTATCTTTGTCCCGATGATGATGCATCTGGGCTATTCACCTGAATTGACCCAGGCTGCTTATCGTATTGCCGATTCAACCACCAATATCATTTCGCCATTGATGCCCTATTTTGCCATTGTGATCGCTTTTGCCCAAAAATACGATAAAAAAGTTGGAATTGGGACCCTCATTGCCACCATGCTGCCCTATGCCATTGCCTTCAGCATCATCTGGACGATCATGCTGATCATCTGGATGTTGTTGGGCATCGATCTTGGTCCTGGCTCTCCCCTTTATTACACCCGATAA
- the htpX gene encoding protease HtpX, with translation MARRIFFFILTNIMVLLTIGIVLSLLSVLTGFEWYLADGQINLVSLLIFSAVVGFTGALMSLAMSRWMAKKMMGVRVLDPDQPLSPRERMIVEKVHRLSRAAGLTHMPEVGVYQSPEVNAFATGPTKKRSLVAVSTGLLETMDDEAVEGVLAHEVAHIANGDMVTMTLLQGVINTFVVFFSRIIAFAASRLVKEDLQPIVHFVAIIVFQLLFSILGSIVVMAYSRHREFHADRGGADLAGKDKMVHALRCLKAYVNRVDNSQQALQTLKINNQRSWFKLFASHPDLDERIRRLEAK, from the coding sequence ATGGCTCGTCGTATTTTTTTCTTTATCTTAACTAACATTATGGTGTTATTAACCATCGGTATCGTTCTATCTCTTCTTTCTGTTTTGACAGGTTTTGAATGGTATCTGGCAGATGGACAGATTAATCTGGTCTCCCTGCTCATTTTCAGTGCGGTTGTTGGTTTTACAGGCGCCCTGATGTCTTTGGCCATGTCCCGTTGGATGGCTAAGAAAATGATGGGTGTCCGGGTTTTAGATCCTGATCAGCCCCTTTCTCCCCGTGAGCGCATGATTGTGGAGAAAGTGCACCGCTTGTCCAGGGCGGCAGGATTGACCCATATGCCTGAAGTGGGTGTCTATCAGTCTCCTGAAGTAAACGCTTTTGCTACCGGTCCGACCAAGAAGCGGTCACTGGTTGCTGTTTCTACAGGCCTTTTGGAAACCATGGATGATGAAGCGGTAGAAGGGGTGCTGGCTCACGAGGTGGCCCATATCGCCAACGGTGATATGGTCACTATGACCCTGCTGCAAGGAGTCATTAACACTTTTGTCGTCTTCTTCTCCCGGATTATTGCTTTTGCCGCTTCCCGCTTGGTGAAAGAAGACTTGCAACCCATTGTTCACTTTGTAGCGATTATCGTGTTTCAGCTCCTGTTCTCTATTCTGGGCAGCATCGTGGTTATGGCTTACTCCCGTCACCGGGAGTTCCACGCTGACCGTGGCGGGGCTGATTTGGCTGGCAAAGACAAAATGGTACATGCCTTGCGGTGCTTAAAAGCCTACGTCAACAGGGTTGACAACAGCCAGCAAGCGTTGCAGACCCTTAAAATCAACAATCAGCGTAGCTGGTTTAAGCTGTTTGCTTCCCACCCTGACTTGGATGAGCGCATTCGCCGTTTGGAAGCAAAATAA
- the nfsA gene encoding oxygen-insensitive NADPH nitroreductase produces the protein MTTFPAQAERVVQLLQGHRSIRKFTEEKIPAATISEIIRCAQMASTSSHLQAYSIIGVTEQSLKQKLAEYAGNQTYVETCSHFLVFCADLHRLDYVTRAQGVDVTETLETTEKFIVATVDAALAAQNAAVAAEAHGLGIVYIGGIRNNPDKVADLLGLPDKVYPVFGMCLGYPDQDPEVKPRLPQSCVYFENRYPDLHSLADELKQYDQEVKQYYLQRTKGKRQDTWTDMVVKTLSTPSRTHMKSFLKEQGFPLK, from the coding sequence ATGACCACCTTTCCGGCTCAGGCTGAACGCGTTGTCCAATTACTACAAGGACATCGTTCCATTCGCAAGTTTACCGAGGAGAAAATCCCTGCCGCAACGATTAGTGAAATTATTCGCTGTGCCCAGATGGCTTCAACTTCCAGTCACTTACAAGCTTACTCTATTATTGGGGTGACAGAGCAGTCCCTCAAGCAAAAATTGGCTGAGTATGCTGGCAATCAAACTTATGTGGAAACATGTTCCCACTTTCTTGTTTTTTGCGCTGACCTCCATCGCTTAGATTACGTAACAAGGGCCCAAGGTGTGGATGTGACGGAAACGCTGGAAACAACTGAAAAATTTATTGTCGCTACGGTGGATGCAGCGCTTGCCGCCCAAAATGCTGCAGTAGCTGCTGAGGCCCATGGACTGGGGATTGTCTATATTGGAGGCATCCGTAACAACCCTGATAAGGTTGCAGATTTGTTGGGATTACCCGATAAAGTGTATCCCGTTTTTGGAATGTGTCTGGGTTATCCGGATCAAGATCCGGAAGTGAAACCTCGCCTTCCCCAATCCTGTGTCTATTTTGAAAACCGTTATCCAGATTTACATTCGTTAGCTGATGAACTGAAACAGTATGACCAAGAGGTCAAACAATACTATCTGCAGCGGACGAAAGGCAAACGTCAGGACACCTGGACAGATATGGTGGTCAAAACACTCTCTACTCCTTCCCGCACCCATATGAAATCGTTTTTGAAGGAACAAGGATTTCCATTAAAGTAA
- the thiE gene encoding thiamine phosphate synthase, which translates to MKDFSLYVITGEQFYPHRHYLEVIEEAIQGGADMVQLREKKKTKRELLDMARQLKALCDRYKVPFIVNDHVDIALAVDADGVHLGQDDLPLEEARKILGPDKIIGISTHNLEEAKRAEEGGADYIGVGPVFPTNTKEDVVDPVGLEYVRQVVEHIRIPFVAIGGIKLHNVDQVLKAGAKRISIVSAIVGAENVKEAARAFARKLETVR; encoded by the coding sequence ATGAAGGATTTTTCCTTATACGTCATTACAGGGGAACAGTTTTATCCGCATCGACATTATCTGGAGGTCATTGAAGAGGCTATTCAGGGTGGTGCCGATATGGTTCAATTGCGGGAAAAGAAGAAAACCAAGAGAGAGCTGTTAGACATGGCCCGTCAACTGAAAGCTTTATGTGACCGGTATAAGGTTCCCTTCATTGTCAACGATCATGTCGACATTGCACTGGCCGTTGATGCAGACGGGGTTCATTTAGGACAAGATGATTTGCCGCTGGAAGAGGCCCGCAAAATTTTGGGCCCCGATAAAATCATCGGCATTTCCACCCACAATCTGGAGGAAGCTAAACGGGCGGAAGAAGGAGGTGCCGATTATATTGGAGTTGGCCCCGTCTTTCCCACCAACACCAAAGAAGATGTGGTCGATCCCGTTGGTCTGGAGTACGTGCGGCAAGTGGTGGAACATATTCGCATTCCTTTTGTCGCTATTGGGGGCATCAAGCTCCACAATGTGGATCAGGTGCTGAAGGCAGGGGCCAAGCGCATCTCTATTGTCAGCGCTATTGTTGGTGCTGAAAATGTAAAAGAGGCAGCCCGCGCTTTTGCCCGCAAATTAGAAACGGTCCGGTAA
- a CDS encoding metallophosphoesterase family protein produces MARALIISDTHGLTEEVAKAASLFSFDRAFHCGDFCVDENRFPFNKMTLVKGNNDFYAAVPLDQELEWQGIRFFVTHGHTYQVHYSMLQLKYRAQEASAQVVLFGHTHHPVCFEEEGIIYVNPGSFKEPRGFSKPTFILLDIKGDEGDKQLQFTYYDHRYQRVPELSRTFRLRA; encoded by the coding sequence TTGGCCAGAGCATTGATCATCAGCGATACCCACGGGTTAACGGAAGAAGTGGCAAAAGCGGCATCACTTTTTTCTTTTGACCGGGCGTTCCACTGTGGAGATTTTTGTGTGGATGAAAACCGGTTCCCTTTTAATAAAATGACCCTTGTCAAGGGGAATAATGATTTTTATGCCGCTGTTCCCCTTGATCAAGAACTAGAATGGCAAGGAATCCGCTTTTTTGTGACCCATGGCCATACATATCAAGTGCATTATTCCATGCTGCAATTGAAATACCGAGCCCAAGAGGCAAGCGCCCAGGTGGTGTTGTTTGGCCATACTCACCATCCGGTTTGTTTTGAAGAGGAGGGGATTATCTATGTGAATCCTGGCAGTTTTAAAGAACCCCGCGGATTCTCCAAGCCAACTTTTATCCTCCTCGACATTAAAGGAGATGAAGGGGATAAGCAGTTGCAATTCACTTACTATGACCATCGTTATCAGCGGGTACCTGAATTGAGCCGCACGTTCCGTCTCCGGGCTTGA
- the thiS gene encoding sulfur carrier protein ThiS, whose product MKTLIVNGKETQVECETLEELIEHYQLNKQHVVAEVDGHIVDRSMWGQYQLEPGSKVELVHFVGGG is encoded by the coding sequence ATGAAAACGTTAATCGTCAACGGAAAAGAGACTCAGGTGGAGTGTGAAACGCTTGAAGAGCTTATCGAACATTATCAGTTAAATAAGCAACATGTGGTTGCCGAAGTAGACGGCCATATCGTGGACCGCTCAATGTGGGGGCAATATCAATTGGAGCCCGGGTCCAAAGTGGAGCTGGTTCACTTTGTAGGGGGAGGTTAA
- the ehuC gene encoding ectoine/hydroxyectoine ABC transporter permease subunit EhuC, which translates to MLLLQGVGITVQLLVYSALLAFIIAFIAGFGRLSKYKLIRGITVAYVEFFRGTSLLVQLFWFYFVLPFFGLKLPSLLVGVIAMGLNYGAYASEIVRSAILAIPKEQTEAAIALNMTLWQRMRLVILPQAIKIMLPGFGNISIELLKGTALVVLIGVTDVTYMVKQILIPSGAGTQYEMYSLLLVVYFILALPLILTVRWLEKRAWAGGGRS; encoded by the coding sequence ATGCTGTTGTTACAGGGTGTAGGGATCACCGTCCAACTGTTGGTGTATTCTGCCTTGTTGGCCTTTATCATTGCTTTTATTGCCGGTTTTGGCCGTTTATCCAAGTATAAACTGATCCGTGGGATCACCGTGGCTTATGTGGAGTTTTTCCGCGGCACCTCTCTTCTGGTGCAATTGTTCTGGTTTTACTTCGTTTTGCCTTTCTTTGGCCTTAAGTTGCCGTCCCTGTTGGTTGGAGTCATCGCTATGGGCCTGAACTATGGGGCATATGCATCGGAAATTGTACGCAGTGCCATTTTAGCTATCCCTAAGGAGCAGACAGAAGCGGCCATTGCCTTAAACATGACCCTGTGGCAGCGCATGCGCCTGGTGATATTGCCACAGGCCATTAAAATCATGCTGCCCGGTTTTGGCAATATCTCCATCGAGTTGTTAAAGGGAACCGCCTTGGTGGTGTTGATTGGCGTCACCGATGTGACGTACATGGTTAAACAAATTTTGATTCCCAGCGGGGCGGGAACCCAGTATGAAATGTACAGCTTGCTGCTTGTGGTGTACTTTATCCTGGCCTTGCCCTTGATTTTGACCGTCCGCTGGCTGGAGAAGCGGGCCTGGGCGGGAGGTGGCCGGTCATGA